A DNA window from Variovorax sp. J2L1-78 contains the following coding sequences:
- a CDS encoding RidA family protein: MDSRTAEQRARHLDIPAMLAPAANYELSVEHDGLVHLSGQLPRLGHAVVVTGRVGLDTTLAQARDAAGLCTLRALAVLRQALGSLDRVARVIKLNVFVQCGPDFTQHSEVADAASDLLIEVFGRDARPARTAVGVYQLPKNAVVELDLIVAVHAAAHPLENPKHDAVD; this comes from the coding sequence ATGGATTCCCGAACGGCAGAACAGCGCGCCCGGCACCTCGACATCCCTGCGATGCTCGCGCCCGCGGCCAACTACGAGCTCTCGGTCGAGCACGACGGACTGGTGCACCTCAGCGGGCAGCTGCCGCGCTTGGGCCACGCGGTCGTGGTCACGGGCCGCGTGGGGCTCGACACGACGCTGGCGCAGGCCCGGGACGCCGCGGGCCTGTGCACCCTGCGCGCCCTGGCCGTGCTGCGGCAGGCGCTCGGCTCGCTGGACCGCGTGGCACGTGTCATCAAGCTCAACGTCTTCGTGCAGTGCGGCCCGGACTTCACCCAGCACAGCGAGGTCGCGGATGCGGCCTCCGACTTGCTGATCGAGGTGTTCGGCCGCGATGCACGCCCTGCCAGGACGGCGGTCGGCGTGTACCAGCTCCCCAAGAATGCCGTCGTCGAACTGGACCTGATCGTGGCGGTCCACGCCGCCGCCCACCCCCTGGAGAACCCGAAACATGACGCTGTCGATTGA
- a CDS encoding aminotransferase class I/II-fold pyridoxal phosphate-dependent enzyme: protein MTLSIEDPHMAHTPGRAELQTRFSAFKARGLAIDMTRGKPCAAQVALSDPMLDMPGVGGHTTAEGFDARNYYGSALGLLEARTLFATMLGAPPEQVAIANNSSLALMHDMVVYALLHGVLDGSQPWRAGPVKFLCPVPGYDRHFAICEAYGIEMVPVPMTGSGPDMAVVEALVRDPQVRGMWCVPMYSNPTGETYSPDVVERLARMKTGAPDFRLFWDNAYAVHHLTDTEHTLPNILERCSLAGHANRPLVFGSMSKITFAGGGLGLFASSPSNIRWYARHAGVRSIGPDKLNQLRHVRLLRDHAGLRAHMTKHRAIIAPKFALVEASLQRRIGGRGVATWSRPDGGYFVSLQVQDGCAARVVALARELGIALVPAGRTYPLGLDPRDSNLRLAPTFPELADIEAAMEGICLSILLASTEGRGA, encoded by the coding sequence ATGACGCTGTCGATTGAAGACCCCCACATGGCGCACACCCCTGGTCGCGCCGAACTGCAGACCCGCTTCTCCGCGTTCAAGGCACGCGGCCTGGCCATCGACATGACGCGCGGCAAGCCCTGCGCCGCCCAGGTCGCGCTTTCCGACCCGATGCTCGACATGCCGGGCGTCGGAGGCCACACGACCGCGGAAGGCTTCGATGCACGGAACTACTACGGCAGTGCGCTGGGACTGCTCGAGGCGCGCACCCTCTTCGCCACGATGCTGGGTGCACCGCCGGAGCAGGTCGCGATCGCCAACAATTCGAGCCTGGCCCTCATGCACGACATGGTCGTCTACGCCCTGCTCCACGGGGTGCTCGACGGATCGCAACCCTGGCGAGCAGGCCCCGTCAAGTTCCTCTGCCCCGTGCCGGGGTACGACCGGCACTTCGCCATCTGCGAAGCCTACGGCATCGAGATGGTGCCCGTCCCGATGACGGGCAGCGGGCCGGACATGGCGGTCGTGGAGGCCCTGGTGCGGGATCCACAGGTGAGGGGCATGTGGTGTGTCCCGATGTACAGCAATCCCACCGGCGAAACCTATTCGCCGGACGTGGTCGAACGGCTGGCGCGCATGAAGACCGGCGCACCCGACTTCCGGCTGTTCTGGGACAACGCCTACGCCGTCCACCACCTGACCGACACCGAACACACGCTGCCGAACATTCTGGAGCGCTGCAGCCTGGCAGGCCACGCGAACCGCCCCCTGGTCTTCGGCTCCATGTCCAAGATCACCTTCGCCGGGGGCGGGCTGGGACTCTTCGCGAGCTCGCCGTCCAACATCCGCTGGTATGCACGCCACGCCGGCGTCCGGTCGATCGGCCCGGACAAGCTCAATCAGCTGCGCCATGTGCGCCTGCTGCGGGACCATGCGGGCCTGCGTGCCCACATGACGAAACACCGGGCCATCATCGCGCCGAAGTTCGCCCTGGTCGAAGCAAGCCTGCAACGACGGATCGGTGGCCGCGGTGTCGCCACCTGGTCGAGGCCCGACGGCGGCTACTTCGTCAGCCTGCAGGTGCAGGACGGCTGCGCGGCTCGCGTGGTGGCGCTCGCGCGCGAGTTGGGCATTGCGCTGGTGCCTGCCGGACGAACTTACCCCCTGGGGCTGGATCCGCGCGACAGCAACCTGCGGCTTGCGCCCACCTTCCCCGAGCTCGCCGACATCGAGGCGGCGATGGAAGGCATCTGCCTGAGCATTCTGCTGGCAAGCACGGAAGGACGTGGCGCATGA
- a CDS encoding cupin domain-containing protein, with the protein MNGHLKPFAEYLALSAQPVGKPAIWRKPDVEAALAAQPHSQERLTRAMALTRTDAPDAFSLNESISLMVQALGPGERGRSHSHSFWHLYFVLKGQGVSVIGDERITWSAGDSFYVPAWTEHDLQNLSQDEDAIVYSAQNLPQHAFGGTLMRKEADGGFTHVTSDGDGR; encoded by the coding sequence ATGAACGGACACCTCAAACCCTTCGCGGAGTACCTGGCGCTCAGCGCGCAGCCCGTCGGCAAGCCCGCCATCTGGCGAAAGCCGGACGTGGAGGCGGCACTGGCGGCACAGCCGCACAGCCAGGAACGGCTCACGCGCGCCATGGCGCTGACCAGGACGGATGCGCCCGACGCGTTCTCGCTCAACGAGAGCATCTCGCTGATGGTCCAGGCGCTCGGGCCCGGTGAACGCGGCCGTTCGCACAGCCATTCGTTCTGGCACCTCTATTTCGTCCTCAAGGGCCAGGGCGTCTCCGTCATCGGGGACGAGCGCATCACCTGGTCGGCTGGCGACAGTTTCTATGTCCCTGCCTGGACGGAGCACGACCTGCAGAACCTCAGCCAGGACGAAGACGCGATCGTCTACTCCGCCCAGAACCTGCCGCAGCACGCCTTCGGTGGCACCTTGATGCGCAAGGAA